One region of Scomber scombrus chromosome 10, fScoSco1.1, whole genome shotgun sequence genomic DNA includes:
- the gp9 gene encoding glycoprotein IX (platelet), translating into MLSSSGLTVFLLLAASSVHAFGLQANCSSLNLVELPQLPPNTTELQVQDNRLTSVSSGLFDRLVDLKKVSLSGNPFHCDCRIQYLRNWLLKNRAIVSQEPRCASPSSVAQKAITELSDDYFSSCVPTSCTGGIYNIVMGLMLCCLIFLLLWTLTLARKSTFILFINKKHSRFTVDSLHSLKPKHRRRLPTDLSEVSVDPDELTWTDDLERPLMSMDLLPQVLDVLHTKHNIKIKAF; encoded by the coding sequence ATGCTCTCCAGTTCAGGATTAACTGTCTTCCTACTCTTGGCTGCATCAAGTGTGCATGCCTTTGGTCTGCAAGCCAACTGCAGCTCTCTCAACCTCGTGGAGCTGCCTCAACTGCCCCCAAACACCACAGAGCTCCAAGTACAGGACAATCGGCTCACCTCAGTATCTTCAGGCCTGTTTGACAGACTGGTTGATCTTAAAAAGGTCTCCCTATCTGGCAACCCCTTCCATTGTGACTGCAGGATCCAATACCTGAGGAACTGGTTGCTGAAGAACAGGGCTATTGTTTCTCAGGAGCCAAGATGTGCCAGTCCAAGCTCTGTGGCTCAGAAAGCCATCACTGAACTTAGTGATGACTATTTCTCTTCCTGTGTCCCGACAAGCTGCACTGGTGGGATTTATAACATTGTGATGGGATTAATGTTATGCTGCCTCATTTTTCTGCTTCTGTGGACCCTGACACTGGCCAGAAAATCCACCTTCATTCTATTCATAAATAAGAAACATTCAAGATTCACGGTTGACTCTTTGCACTCCTTGAAGCCCAAACACAGGCGGAGGCTTCCAACTGACCTGTCAGAGGTCAGTGTAGACCCTGATGAACTGACTTGGACTGATGATCTAGAAAGACCACTTATGAGCATGGACTTACTGCCACAAGTACTGGATGTGTTGCACACGAAGCACAATATAAAGATAAAGGCCTTCTGA
- the LOC133987496 gene encoding haloacid dehalogenase-like hydrolase domain-containing 5, whose amino-acid sequence MRGLLTFYRGLHTLSNRQARRKAGIVGSRCGFCGTESNSKPQPSFGLLFDIDGVLVRGRMPIPAAKKAFEKLVDSQGQFVVPVVFVTNAGNCLRQTKADQLSHILGVPITQDQVIMSHSPLRMFKKFHDKCVLVSGQGPVLEIAKNVGFKSVVSIDMLRESFPLLDMVDHNRRPKLPSNPIANLPKVEAVVLFGEPIRWETNLQLIIDILLTNGNLSSVHLTQKMPHLPLLACNMDLMWMAEAHSPRFGHGTFLVCLENIYKKITGKDVKYEALIGKPSELTYHFAEYLIRSQAMQNQWKLPITSLYAIGDNLMTDIYGANLYNRYLEERVARKNPKAVAKMVATTGSTAAVSQEEEIDNLRESELALPSATSCKSVLVCTGVYNPTAEVPSDSSHCIKETVFHGHRDFRFDPALVEPGHIVQDVAEAVDLIFEQEKFVPQ is encoded by the exons ATGAGGGGACTCCTGACGTTTTACCGGGGCCTGCACACCCTGAGCAACCGTCAAGCCAGACGCAAAGCTGGGATTGTCGGTTCTCGGTGCGGCTTTTGCGGAACTGAGTCTAATAGCAAG CCACAGCCAAGCTTTGGGCTGTTGTTCGACATTGATGGCGTGCTTGTCCGGGGAAGGATGCCAATCCCTGCAGCAAAGAAGGCATTTGAGAAGTTGGTCGACTCTCAGGGACAATTTGTGGTGCCGGTTGTTTTTGTCACAAATGCAGGGAACTGCCTcagacaaacaaaagcagaccAGCTCTCTCATATCCTGGGAGTACCT ATCACACAAGATCAAGTCATCATGTCCCATAGTCCACTGAGGATGTTTAAGAAGTTTCATGACAAGTGTGTGCTGGTTTCGGGACAGGGACCAGTCCTGGAAATTGCTAAAAA TGTCGGCTTTAAGAGCGTTGTCAGTATTGATATGCTGAGGGAATCGTTTCCATTGCTGGACATGGTGGATCACAACAGGAGACCAAAACTGCCG TCCAATCCTATTGCCAACCTTCCTAAAGTTGAAG CTGTGGTTCTGTTCGGGGAGCCAATTCGATGGGAGACAAACCTGCAGCTGATTATTGACATTTTGTTGACCAATGGTAACCTCAGTAGTGTTCACCTAACCCAAAAGATGCCtcacctccccctgctggcttGCAATATGGACCTCATGTGGATGGCCGAGGCGCATTCTCCACG GTTTGGCCATGGGACGTTTCTTGTGTGCTTGGAGAACATTTATAAGAAGATAACTGGTAAAGACGTAAAGTATGAGGCTCTAATTGGAAAACCCAGCGAGCTGACCTACCATTTTGCGGAGTACCTCATCAGAAGCCAGGCCATGCAGAACCAGTGGAAACTTCCCATCACTTCCCTTTATGCTATAGG GGATAACCTTATGACTGACATCTATGGCGCCAATCTATACAACCGCTACCTGGAGGAGAGAGTTGCTAGAAAGAACCCCAAAGCCGTTGCTAAGATGGTGGCCACCACAGGGTCCACCGCTGCAGTGTCCCAGGAGGAGGAGATCGACAACCTGAGGGAGAGTGAGCTAGCCCTGCCCTCTGCTACCTCCTGCAAGTCTGTCCTAGTCTGCACGGGAGTTTACAACCCCACAGCAGAGGTGCCGTCTGATTCCAGCCACTGCATCAAAGAGACTGTGTTCCATGGGCACCGGGACTTCAGATTTGACCCTGCGCTGGTGGAGCCAGGCCACATTGTGCAGGATGTGGCAGAAGCTGTCGACCTAATCTTTGAGCAGGAGAAGTTTGTGCCTCAGTAG